Proteins from a single region of Amorphus orientalis:
- a CDS encoding ABC transporter ATP-binding protein, translating to MGLLEVNDVNKAFGGLKALDHINLSVNEGSVHAIIGPNGAGKSTLLNCLIGRLVPDSGTVTFNGRSLVGVKPYEINQIGVSRVFQTPEIFGELTLLENVMIPALAHRDGTFRLDAWHRMDHEAEIRDRAEAGLADVGLAEKSDMVANSLSRGDKRRLELAMCLTQDPKLLLLDEPTAGMARHDTNRTIDLLKEISERRNQTMVVIEHDMHVVFSLAHYVTVMAQGGVIVEDKPENIKGNPKVQEAYLGGAHL from the coding sequence ATGGGTCTTCTCGAAGTCAACGACGTCAACAAGGCCTTCGGCGGCCTCAAGGCGCTCGATCACATCAACCTCTCCGTCAACGAAGGGTCGGTCCATGCCATCATCGGGCCGAACGGCGCGGGCAAGTCGACCCTGCTCAACTGCCTGATCGGACGTCTCGTGCCGGACTCCGGAACCGTCACCTTCAACGGCCGGTCGCTCGTCGGCGTAAAACCCTACGAGATCAACCAGATCGGCGTCAGCCGGGTGTTCCAGACGCCGGAGATTTTCGGCGAGCTTACGCTGCTGGAAAACGTCATGATCCCGGCACTGGCCCATCGGGACGGCACATTCCGTCTGGATGCCTGGCACCGGATGGACCATGAGGCGGAGATCAGGGATCGGGCGGAAGCCGGTCTGGCCGACGTCGGACTGGCTGAAAAATCCGACATGGTCGCCAACAGCTTGTCGCGCGGTGACAAGCGGCGGCTGGAGCTTGCCATGTGCCTGACACAGGATCCGAAACTCCTGCTCCTCGACGAGCCGACCGCCGGCATGGCCCGCCACGACACCAACCGGACGATCGACCTGCTGAAGGAGATCAGCGAGCGCCGGAACCAGACCATGGTCGTGATCGAGCACGACATGCACGTGGTCTTTTCCCTGGCTCACTACGTGACCGTCATGGCTCAGGGCGGCGTGATCGTCGAGGACAAGCCGGAAAACATCAAAGGCAATCCGAAGGTTCAGGAAGCCTATCTGGGAGGAGCGCACCTGTGA
- a CDS encoding ABC transporter ATP-binding protein, translating to MTTTDTLERPGTKTPEGAPFLIVRDIHAYYGESYIVQGVSFEVRKGEILALLGRNGAGKTSTLRSVARVGTPDLKQGEIWLEDAPVHKMKAHEAARHGIALVPEDRRIIAGLSVEENLDLAQIAPPIGWSKERIFELFPRLGERRRQEGVTLSGGEQQMLAVARALARDVKLFLLDEPYEGLAPVIVQEIERTLEQIKEIGLTTVIVEQNAIAALHLADRAIILDMGQVVFDGSAREVLDNPELREQYLAV from the coding sequence GTGACGACGACCGACACCCTCGAGCGTCCCGGGACGAAGACCCCCGAGGGCGCACCCTTTCTGATCGTGCGCGACATTCACGCCTACTACGGCGAGAGCTACATCGTGCAGGGCGTCTCCTTCGAGGTCCGGAAAGGCGAAATCCTCGCACTTCTCGGCCGGAACGGCGCAGGCAAGACGTCGACCCTGCGCAGCGTCGCCCGCGTCGGCACGCCGGACCTGAAGCAGGGCGAGATCTGGCTGGAAGATGCGCCCGTTCACAAGATGAAGGCCCACGAGGCGGCGCGCCACGGTATCGCCCTGGTTCCGGAAGACCGGCGCATCATCGCCGGGCTGAGCGTGGAGGAAAACCTCGACCTCGCCCAGATCGCTCCGCCGATCGGGTGGTCGAAGGAGCGGATCTTCGAGCTCTTCCCCCGGCTCGGCGAACGCCGGCGCCAGGAAGGCGTCACGCTGTCGGGTGGCGAGCAGCAGATGCTGGCGGTCGCCCGGGCGCTTGCCCGGGACGTGAAGCTCTTTCTGCTGGACGAGCCCTATGAGGGTCTCGCCCCGGTGATCGTGCAGGAAATCGAACGCACGCTGGAGCAGATCAAGGAGATCGGCCTCACCACCGTCATCGTCGAACAGAACGCCATCGCGGCGCTGCACCTGGCCGACCGGGCCATCATTCTGGACATGGGTCAGGTGGTCTTCGACGGGTCGGCACGCGAGGTGCTCGACAATCCGGAACTGCGCGAGCAGTACCTCGCGGTCTGA
- a CDS encoding acyltransferase family protein: MSASKRTYAPGPAEAPGDGRSGSSRFTADGSVYRRRIAGAVDLPDYIPGLDGLRAISVMLVIVAHAGFEHIIPGGLGVTVFFFISGFLITNLMISEAVQTGRTAIGKFYVRRYLRLAPELYFYVLVCLLASALFFRVETGEIVAAALYVMNYFRLFAEADSSGPINPFVLGHLWSLAVEEHFYLVFPLLFAALFRRPKALLAALIAICGAAVVVRAVAFGVFGNVDYTSFASDARIDSIIYGCLLALGLRHPSGASFAERVGKSPVLLAALALMLATLLFRDDTFRAVFRYSLQGVALFVGVAALYTNALGTFAVTILELGPLRFLGRISYGMYLWHFLPVQAVFMWRGFDPAEAVAAPLSDKLTAIVVSTAVAVAMGYLGQRFLLRPLAGVRHRFGSRTAQGLAREPDDAFQRNV, from the coding sequence ATTTCCGCCTCGAAACGCACATACGCTCCGGGCCCGGCAGAGGCTCCGGGAGACGGGCGCAGCGGGAGCAGCCGGTTCACGGCTGACGGCTCGGTCTACCGGCGGCGAATCGCCGGCGCGGTCGACCTTCCCGACTACATTCCCGGTCTGGACGGGTTGAGAGCGATCTCGGTCATGCTCGTCATCGTGGCCCACGCGGGTTTCGAGCACATCATCCCCGGCGGCCTCGGGGTGACGGTGTTCTTCTTTATCAGCGGCTTTCTGATCACCAATCTGATGATCAGCGAGGCGGTCCAGACCGGCCGGACGGCGATCGGGAAGTTCTACGTCCGGCGCTATCTCCGGCTCGCTCCGGAGCTTTACTTCTACGTTCTGGTCTGCCTGCTGGCCTCAGCGCTGTTCTTCCGGGTGGAGACGGGCGAGATCGTCGCTGCCGCGCTTTACGTGATGAACTACTTCCGTCTGTTCGCTGAGGCGGATTCGAGCGGTCCGATCAATCCCTTCGTGCTGGGTCATCTCTGGTCGCTGGCCGTCGAGGAGCACTTCTATCTCGTGTTCCCGCTGTTGTTCGCCGCGCTCTTCCGGCGCCCGAAGGCTCTGCTTGCAGCCCTGATCGCGATCTGCGGGGCAGCTGTGGTCGTGAGGGCCGTTGCGTTCGGCGTGTTCGGGAATGTCGACTACACGTCCTTTGCCTCCGACGCGCGCATCGATTCCATCATCTACGGCTGTCTGCTGGCGCTGGGCCTGCGCCATCCTTCAGGCGCCTCGTTCGCCGAGCGGGTCGGGAAAAGCCCGGTGCTCCTGGCCGCGCTTGCCCTGATGCTGGCCACGCTTCTGTTTCGCGACGACACCTTCCGGGCCGTGTTCCGCTACAGTCTCCAGGGTGTTGCGCTGTTCGTCGGGGTGGCGGCGCTCTACACGAACGCGCTCGGGACCTTCGCGGTGACAATCTTGGAACTGGGCCCGCTGCGCTTCCTCGGCCGGATCTCCTACGGCATGTATCTGTGGCATTTCCTGCCGGTCCAGGCCGTCTTCATGTGGCGCGGCTTCGATCCCGCCGAGGCCGTCGCGGCGCCGCTTTCCGACAAGCTGACCGCAATTGTGGTATCGACAGCGGTGGCGGTCGCGATGGGGTATCTCGGTCAACGGTTCCTGCTGCGACCGCTGGCAGGGGTGCGTCACCGGTTCGGATCCCGCACCGCGCAGGGGTTGGCGCGAGAACCGGACGACGCTTTCCAGCGTAATGTTTGA